One genomic segment of uncultured Desulfobacter sp. includes these proteins:
- a CDS encoding phosphate-starvation-inducible PsiE family protein, translating to MDHHDHGDEPLILRLRSIIRFAVRVLALIMTVVILWGVVDVCWVLYQKLISPPGFLLTISDILATFGAFMAVLIAIEIFVNICIYLREDVIHVQIVMATALMAIARKVIILDFNKTSPEYVWAIGGVVFAMSIGYFLVINSSQKCLSMFDPIFPGDHHEIHKDEKPE from the coding sequence ATGGATCATCATGACCACGGAGATGAACCCCTGATTTTGAGACTTCGTTCCATCATCCGATTTGCCGTAAGGGTTCTGGCTCTGATTATGACGGTGGTAATTCTTTGGGGGGTGGTTGATGTGTGCTGGGTGTTGTATCAAAAATTGATCTCACCACCCGGATTCCTGCTGACCATCAGTGATATCCTTGCCACTTTCGGGGCCTTTATGGCGGTACTCATTGCCATTGAAATATTTGTAAATATATGTATTTATCTGAGGGAAGATGTGATCCATGTCCAGATTGTCATGGCAACCGCCCTGATGGCCATTGCCCGGAAAGTTATCATTCTTGACTTCAACAAGACCAGTCCGGAATACGTGTGGGCCATAGGTGGTGTTGTTTTTGCCATGAGCATCGGGTATTTTCTGGTAATTAACTCATCTCAAAAATGTCTTTCAATGTTTGATCCAATCTTTCCGGGGGATCACCATGAAATACATAAAGACGAAAAGCCGGAATAG